One segment of Geminicoccaceae bacterium DNA contains the following:
- the cydD gene encoding thiol reductant ABC exporter subunit CydD encodes MNSTGSPLPTSSAIARRCGHCCIRTRGYRSQPIPDRPAFSTGIEIRGTGRHAAGLWVLAGLTVIPQAALMAMAFADLAAGGEGGRVVPAAAGFVLLAIVAALLEAAGGRLGTAAALSTIGQARAALAEKTARISPLDAGHSHSGSVAALGTDKLEAAFPALARFEPVRWRAAVVPSAILLAVFWVSWVSALILLVAGPLIPLFMALVGMTARQASERQLDEVGTMNGALLDRLRGLADLRLLGAVGIAAADFRAGADRLRSRTMEVLRITFLSSAVLELFSALGVAMVAVHAGFSLLGLLDFGTWANGLSLGEAVFVLMLAPEFFAPLREFSQAWHSRAAAQAAASAFDAEMAAAGPRMLGSGGAGRPGTAPPIIRLRGIVARNRRFPDLVIEPGASLAITGASGAGKSTLLALLAGLLPPDSGRIEAGGRPLDDDAADGWRSRIGWVDQAPGFINGSLRANVALSGDASDRQRVLDALELAAAGDIPMRSPRGLDMRLGETGQGVSGGEARRLAVARAAFRDVDVILADEPTASLDAPTAEAVTRGLLALNARGATLVVATHDLSLAARMARAVSL; translated from the coding sequence ATGAACTCGACGGGGTCACCATTGCCGACCTCGTCCGCAATCGCGAGGCGTTGTGGCCACTGCTGCATCAGGACGAGAGGATACCGGAGCCAGCCGATTCCTGATCGCCCCGCCTTTTCCACGGGCATCGAAATCCGCGGTACCGGCCGGCATGCGGCGGGCCTGTGGGTTCTGGCAGGGTTGACGGTCATCCCGCAGGCGGCGCTGATGGCCATGGCGTTCGCCGATCTCGCCGCAGGCGGCGAGGGGGGGCGGGTGGTGCCGGCGGCCGCGGGGTTCGTCCTTCTGGCGATCGTCGCCGCACTGCTCGAAGCCGCGGGAGGGCGTCTGGGGACGGCGGCGGCGCTCTCGACCATCGGTCAGGCCCGTGCCGCACTTGCCGAAAAGACTGCCCGGATATCGCCGCTGGATGCCGGGCATTCGCATTCCGGTTCCGTTGCGGCGCTCGGAACGGACAAGCTGGAGGCGGCATTCCCGGCTCTGGCGCGCTTCGAACCGGTGCGCTGGCGTGCTGCCGTGGTCCCATCCGCCATCCTGCTCGCGGTTTTCTGGGTCTCCTGGGTTTCGGCCCTCATCCTGCTCGTTGCCGGCCCCCTGATCCCGCTGTTCATGGCGCTCGTCGGCATGACGGCCCGGCAGGCGAGCGAGCGCCAGCTCGACGAGGTCGGCACGATGAACGGCGCATTGCTCGACCGTCTGCGCGGTCTGGCCGATCTGCGCCTGCTCGGTGCCGTCGGGATCGCGGCCGCCGATTTTCGCGCCGGGGCGGATCGGCTTCGTTCCCGCACCATGGAGGTGCTGCGCATCACGTTTCTCTCCTCGGCCGTCCTGGAGCTGTTCTCGGCCCTCGGCGTGGCCATGGTGGCCGTCCATGCCGGTTTCAGTCTGCTGGGCCTGCTCGATTTCGGCACATGGGCGAACGGGCTCAGTCTCGGCGAGGCGGTATTCGTGCTGATGCTGGCGCCGGAGTTCTTTGCTCCCCTGAGGGAATTCTCCCAAGCGTGGCACAGCCGTGCGGCGGCACAGGCGGCAGCTTCGGCCTTCGACGCCGAAATGGCGGCAGCAGGGCCTCGCATGCTCGGTTCGGGCGGAGCGGGCAGGCCCGGCACGGCTCCGCCAATCATCCGCCTGCGGGGGATCGTCGCCCGCAACAGGCGGTTCCCCGACCTGGTCATCGAACCCGGCGCCTCGCTTGCCATCACCGGTGCAAGCGGTGCCGGCAAGAGCACGTTGCTCGCCCTGCTCGCCGGACTGCTCCCGCCCGATTCCGGCCGGATCGAGGCCGGTGGCCGGCCACTCGACGACGACGCGGCGGACGGCTGGCGGTCGCGGATCGGCTGGGTTGACCAGGCTCCCGGTTTCATCAATGGCTCGTTGCGCGCCAATGTGGCGCTCTCGGGTGATGCTTCGGATCGCCAGCGGGTTCTCGATGCGCTGGAGCTCGCGGCGGCCGGCGATATCCCGATGCGATCGCCCCGCGGACTTGACATGCGGCTGGGCGAGACCGGGCAGGGGGTTTCCGGTGGCGAGGCCCGGCGGCTGGCGGTGGCGAGGGCTGCCTTCCGGGACGTCGATGTCATCCTTGCCGACGAACCGACGGCCAGCCTCGATGCGCCGACCGCCGAAGCCGTGACGCGGGGCCTCCTTGCGCTGAACGCGCGCGGCGCAACGCTGGTCGTGGCGACTCATGACCTGTCACTGGCCGCCCGCATGGCCCGTGCGGTCTCCCTGTGA
- a CDS encoding Rrf2 family transcriptional regulator, translating into MRLTTFTNYALRTLMYAAMKGDGLSRAQEIADAYGVSRAHMNKCIHHLGAWGYLRNVRGRSGGFHLARPAHQITVGEIVRRTEDSLELVECFNDQTNTCPLISMCRLSRTFKRAMARFMDELDGVTIADLVRNREALWPLLHQDERIPEPADS; encoded by the coding sequence ATGCGCCTTACCACATTCACGAACTATGCCTTGCGTACGTTGATGTATGCCGCCATGAAGGGCGATGGCCTCTCGCGGGCGCAGGAGATTGCCGATGCCTATGGCGTTTCTCGCGCGCACATGAACAAGTGCATCCACCATCTCGGCGCCTGGGGCTATCTCAGGAATGTCCGCGGGCGCTCGGGGGGCTTCCACCTTGCCCGACCGGCGCATCAGATCACCGTCGGCGAGATCGTCCGCAGGACCGAGGATTCGCTCGAACTGGTCGAGTGCTTCAACGACCAGACCAATACCTGCCCGCTGATCTCCATGTGCCGTCTCAGCCGGACCTTCAAGCGGGCCATGGCGCGCTTCATGGATGAACTCGACGGGGTCACCATTGCCGACCTCGTCCGCAATCGCGAGGCGTTGTGGCCACTGCTGCATCAGGACGAGAGGATACCGGAGCCAGCCGATTCCTGA
- a CDS encoding histone deacetylase family protein — MKAVLDDRQRVHDPKHFMANGVILPNPEQPARIDVLKAGAQAAGCTLESPRDAGLGPLAALHTAEYLAFLENIYTRWRRIPNAGAEVIPNIHPARRSDSYPKSAVGQAGYHQADTACPIAEGTWQAAYWSAQTAISGADLVAGGERGVYALSRPPGHHAFGDLAGGFCFLNNSGIAAERLRAAGLRPAIVDVDVHHGNGTQGIFYNRDDVLTVSIHADPARFYPFFWGHAHERGEGRGLGYNLNLPLARGTADGTYLETLAVALDRAAKFGADVLVIALGLDASVDDPFQGLAVTRDGFTRIGAAIARTRLPVLFVQEGGYLSDSLGENLTCTLSGFQQHV; from the coding sequence ATGAAGGCAGTTCTCGACGACCGGCAACGGGTTCACGACCCGAAGCATTTCATGGCCAATGGCGTGATCCTCCCCAACCCCGAGCAACCCGCGCGGATCGATGTGCTCAAGGCCGGTGCGCAAGCGGCGGGATGTACCCTTGAATCGCCGCGGGACGCCGGGCTTGGACCTCTGGCAGCCCTGCATACGGCCGAATATCTTGCTTTTCTGGAGAATATCTACACGCGTTGGCGGCGTATTCCCAATGCCGGTGCCGAAGTGATCCCCAACATTCATCCCGCGCGCCGGTCCGACAGCTATCCGAAGTCCGCCGTGGGACAGGCGGGATACCATCAGGCCGACACCGCCTGTCCGATTGCCGAAGGCACATGGCAGGCGGCCTACTGGTCGGCCCAGACGGCCATCTCCGGCGCGGATCTGGTCGCCGGCGGCGAGCGTGGCGTGTATGCCCTGTCACGTCCTCCCGGACACCACGCCTTCGGCGATCTCGCCGGCGGGTTCTGCTTCCTGAACAATTCAGGCATCGCCGCCGAGCGGTTGCGTGCGGCCGGCCTGAGGCCCGCCATTGTCGATGTGGACGTCCATCACGGCAATGGCACCCAGGGGATATTCTACAATCGGGACGATGTGCTGACCGTGTCCATTCACGCCGATCCCGCGCGTTTCTATCCCTTCTTCTGGGGGCATGCGCACGAGCGCGGGGAGGGACGGGGACTGGGTTACAACCTCAATTTGCCGCTGGCGCGGGGGACGGCGGACGGGACCTATCTGGAGACGCTGGCCGTCGCCCTCGATCGCGCGGCGAAGTTCGGTGCGGATGTGCTGGTCATCGCACTGGGGCTGGACGCCTCGGTCGACGACCCGTTTCAGGGGCTGGCCGTGACCCGGGACGGCTTTACCCGCATCGGTGCCGCCATCGCCAGAACCCGACTGCCGGTATTATTCGTCCAGGAGGGAGGTTATCTCTCGGACAGTCTTGGCGAAAACCTGACCTGTACCCTGTCGGGATTTCAACAGCACGTGTAG
- a CDS encoding GNAT family N-acetyltransferase: MTDIAVRLAGAGDAHRLDAGLARLSEDLGDVHAATAETLALAGWRPSPVFRAQMAESGNGDLVGVALYSPCFSTTRGGAGIYVSDLWTAAAVRGQGLGRRLLAAALQDGEAIWGAGFIKLSVYHSSPDALRFYNRMGFSPLGDQHDLILDAAGCAAMKGGR; encoded by the coding sequence ATGACGGATATCGCGGTGCGGCTTGCCGGGGCAGGGGATGCGCACAGGCTGGATGCCGGTCTGGCGCGTCTGTCGGAGGATCTGGGCGATGTTCACGCGGCCACCGCCGAGACCCTCGCGCTCGCCGGCTGGCGGCCATCGCCGGTGTTCCGGGCGCAAATGGCGGAGAGCGGCAACGGTGATCTTGTCGGGGTGGCGCTCTATTCCCCATGTTTTTCCACCACGCGAGGCGGTGCGGGCATCTATGTCTCGGACCTCTGGACGGCGGCGGCGGTGCGTGGGCAGGGGCTTGGGCGGCGGTTGCTCGCGGCGGCATTGCAGGATGGCGAGGCGATCTGGGGAGCCGGTTTCATCAAGCTGAGCGTCTACCATTCCAGTCCTGATGCCCTGCGGTTCTACAATCGTATGGGATTTTCCCCTCTCGGCGATCAGCACGACCTGATACTCGATGCCGCAGGATGCGCAGCCATGAAAGGTGGGCGATGA
- a CDS encoding aspartate aminotransferase family protein → MSHLFYQGRGRKPVLEQARGIYMWDKDGRRYLDGSSGAMVCNIGHSNANVLAAMQRQMEKSTFGYRLHFETEASEALASRLAGLMPEGLTRVFFVSGGSEAVESAMKLARQHALATGQGGRWKVISRSPSYHGCTLGALAVTGYATLTDPFEPMMRVMPKVPAPRAYLDGLDPDDPATGHHYADMLEARIEAEGPGSVLAFIVEPVGGASTGALVPPEGYMERIREICDRHGVLLILDEVMTGIGRTGRFLGCEHWGTRPDIVVLSKGLGAGYVPLGAMVVDERLVEPVLDAGGFAHGFTYAGNPLACSAGLAVIDEVERQDLCARAAAMGETLMGRLAGLMQKHEIIGDVRGKGLLTAFEFMSDRETKAPLPGHLNAHQRFVDIAYGLGLIVYSRRTRNGIEGDHILVCPPLIVEPVHLDEIIEGLDTALTQFASEIAPVMKAG, encoded by the coding sequence ATGAGCCATCTGTTCTACCAGGGTCGCGGCCGGAAGCCGGTGCTCGAACAGGCGCGCGGGATCTACATGTGGGACAAGGATGGCCGGCGCTATCTCGACGGTTCGTCGGGGGCGATGGTCTGCAATATCGGTCATTCCAACGCCAATGTCCTGGCGGCGATGCAGCGCCAGATGGAAAAGTCGACCTTCGGCTATCGTCTCCATTTTGAAACGGAAGCCTCGGAGGCTCTCGCATCCCGGCTGGCGGGGCTCATGCCCGAAGGGCTGACGCGGGTATTCTTCGTCTCCGGTGGATCGGAGGCCGTGGAGAGTGCCATGAAACTCGCCCGCCAGCACGCGCTGGCAACGGGGCAGGGCGGCCGCTGGAAGGTCATCTCGCGATCGCCATCCTACCACGGATGCACGCTGGGCGCGCTGGCCGTCACCGGCTATGCGACGCTGACCGATCCGTTCGAGCCGATGATGCGGGTGATGCCAAAGGTGCCGGCACCGCGGGCCTATCTGGACGGCCTGGATCCCGACGATCCGGCGACCGGCCATCACTATGCCGACATGCTTGAGGCGCGGATCGAGGCGGAGGGTCCCGGCAGCGTCCTGGCCTTCATCGTCGAGCCCGTGGGCGGGGCGTCCACCGGCGCACTGGTGCCGCCGGAGGGCTACATGGAGCGGATCCGCGAAATCTGCGACCGCCATGGTGTCCTGCTGATCCTTGACGAGGTGATGACCGGTATCGGCCGCACCGGCAGGTTTCTCGGCTGCGAGCATTGGGGAACGAGACCCGATATTGTCGTGTTGTCGAAGGGCCTCGGGGCGGGATATGTGCCGCTTGGAGCCATGGTCGTGGATGAGCGGCTGGTAGAGCCTGTTCTCGATGCAGGCGGATTCGCGCACGGCTTTACCTATGCCGGCAATCCCCTGGCCTGTTCCGCCGGGCTCGCGGTGATCGACGAGGTCGAACGGCAGGACCTCTGCGCCCGTGCCGCCGCGATGGGCGAGACACTGATGGGCCGTCTCGCCGGGTTGATGCAGAAGCACGAGATCATCGGCGATGTCCGTGGGAAGGGCCTTCTCACCGCATTCGAGTTCATGTCCGACCGCGAGACGAAGGCGCCGCTGCCAGGGCATCTGAATGCCCACCAACGCTTTGTCGACATCGCCTATGGACTGGGACTGATCGTCTATTCCCGCAGGACCAGGAATGGCATCGAGGGCGACCATATCCTCGTGTGCCCGCCGCTGATCGTCGAACCGGTCCACCTGGACGAGATCATCGAGGGTCTCGATACGGCCCTGACGCAGTTCGCGAGCGAGATCGCTCCGGTCATGAAGGCGGGCTGA
- a CDS encoding ABC transporter ATP-binding protein — MSSVLLKDIVKRFGNFTAVHKTTLEIPEGAFVTLLGPSGCGKTTNLRMIAGLLDPTEGDILIGGKRVNSVPIHKRNLGIVFQNYALFPHKTVADNIAFGLKYRGVPKPEMARRVKAVLDLVQLPHVGDRYPKELSGGQQQRIALARAIVIEPEVLLLDEPLSALDANLREDMRVELKRIQSQIGVTTVFVTHDQSEALAMSDRIVVMSAGRVEQVGTPEEVYNSPASEFVASFLGASNIIEGTCSSMGAGGVVMDVPEFGAVEIPSRKAPNVARGPAKLVLKAEKLQLLPHGTSSAGQVARDAIVETVDYQGQTVRYFIKVGERQLQAINMIDERPFPKGSTVTAAFRPQDCAGLPGA, encoded by the coding sequence TTGAGTTCCGTATTGCTCAAGGACATCGTGAAGCGCTTCGGCAATTTCACGGCGGTTCACAAGACCACGCTTGAAATTCCCGAAGGCGCGTTCGTCACGTTGCTGGGACCGTCCGGCTGCGGCAAGACCACCAATCTGAGGATGATTGCCGGACTGCTGGATCCGACGGAAGGCGATATCCTGATCGGCGGGAAACGCGTCAATTCGGTTCCGATCCACAAGCGCAATCTCGGCATCGTCTTCCAGAACTACGCGTTGTTCCCGCACAAGACGGTGGCGGACAACATCGCCTTCGGCCTCAAATATCGCGGCGTGCCGAAGCCCGAGATGGCCAGACGGGTGAAGGCCGTCCTCGATCTCGTCCAGTTGCCGCATGTCGGCGATCGCTATCCGAAGGAACTCTCCGGTGGTCAACAGCAGCGCATCGCACTGGCCCGCGCGATCGTCATCGAGCCCGAGGTCCTCCTTCTCGACGAGCCTCTTTCGGCCCTTGACGCCAATCTTCGCGAGGACATGCGCGTGGAGCTCAAGCGCATCCAGAGCCAGATCGGCGTGACCACCGTCTTCGTCACGCATGACCAGTCGGAGGCGCTGGCCATGTCGGATCGGATCGTGGTGATGAGTGCGGGGCGGGTCGAACAGGTCGGCACGCCGGAGGAGGTCTACAACAGCCCGGCCAGCGAGTTCGTCGCCAGTTTTCTCGGTGCGTCGAACATCATCGAGGGGACCTGTTCCAGCATGGGGGCAGGCGGGGTCGTCATGGATGTTCCCGAATTTGGTGCGGTCGAGATTCCATCCCGCAAGGCGCCGAACGTCGCACGCGGCCCGGCAAAGCTGGTGCTCAAGGCCGAAAAGCTGCAACTCCTGCCACATGGTACATCCTCCGCCGGACAGGTCGCGCGTGACGCGATCGTCGAAACAGTGGACTACCAGGGCCAGACCGTGCGCTATTTCATCAAGGTGGGGGAGCGTCAGTTGCAGGCCATCAACATGATCGACGAGCGTCCTTTCCCGAAAGGCAGTACGGTAACCGCCGCCTTCCGTCCGCAGGATTGCGCGGGCCTGCCCGGAGCATGA
- a CDS encoding extracellular solute-binding protein encodes MTGKPNDIGRCERLRERYLNGDLERRTFLGLLGAAGAACGLVTPYRALAQDVTQVRFDGWGGVVSEALRANAFDPFTAATGIEVVDGTFGGGDEYLSRVKASQPGEYNIAHLSGVFDYARYHGLGLTTVLNEDNIPNLEYVIPKLVDVFRAVTDGTLSCVPYDYGTTGLAYNRKYISDEEMQEKGARILIDEAYKGKIGGWADWRTRMWYAALQTDQDPNGITDEEAAWNAVRQHRDLALKYWTSGAELMSLLAEEEIYVTEGWSGRIYALQEQGHDIGYFDPPNGFGWQECMFVIKGSPMEACEELLNFMLAPETSIAVAEGQNYPPALDPQKVELGEKIPTLPAFDPTGTLSGLTFADPAYWNGHEADWSKTFGRVQKGY; translated from the coding sequence ATGACTGGAAAACCGAACGATATCGGACGCTGCGAGCGTCTTCGCGAGCGCTACCTGAATGGCGACCTCGAACGCCGGACCTTCCTGGGACTTCTGGGGGCCGCCGGTGCGGCCTGCGGCCTTGTCACGCCCTATCGCGCGCTGGCGCAGGATGTCACCCAGGTCAGGTTCGACGGTTGGGGCGGTGTGGTTTCCGAGGCCCTGCGCGCCAACGCGTTCGATCCCTTTACCGCCGCCACCGGTATCGAGGTGGTGGATGGCACCTTCGGTGGAGGGGATGAATATCTCAGCCGGGTCAAGGCAAGCCAGCCCGGCGAGTACAACATCGCGCACCTGTCGGGTGTCTTCGATTATGCCCGCTATCATGGACTCGGGCTGACGACCGTACTCAACGAAGACAATATCCCCAATCTGGAATATGTCATTCCGAAGCTGGTCGACGTCTTCCGCGCGGTGACCGACGGTACCCTGAGTTGCGTTCCCTACGACTATGGCACGACCGGGCTGGCCTACAATCGCAAGTACATTTCCGACGAGGAGATGCAGGAGAAGGGTGCCCGGATCCTGATCGACGAAGCCTACAAGGGCAAGATCGGCGGATGGGCCGACTGGCGTACCCGCATGTGGTATGCGGCGCTGCAGACAGATCAGGACCCGAACGGCATCACGGACGAGGAAGCGGCCTGGAACGCCGTGCGCCAGCACCGGGATCTTGCCCTGAAGTACTGGACGTCGGGTGCCGAGCTGATGAGCCTGCTTGCCGAAGAGGAAATCTACGTCACCGAGGGCTGGTCGGGGCGGATCTATGCCCTGCAGGAGCAGGGGCATGACATCGGCTATTTCGACCCGCCCAACGGCTTCGGCTGGCAGGAATGCATGTTCGTGATCAAGGGCTCGCCGATGGAGGCCTGCGAGGAGCTCCTGAACTTCATGCTGGCGCCGGAGACCTCGATCGCGGTTGCCGAGGGGCAGAACTATCCGCCGGCGCTCGATCCGCAGAAAGTCGAGCTTGGCGAGAAGATCCCGACACTGCCGGCCTTCGATCCGACCGGCACGCTGTCGGGCCTCACCTTTGCCGATCCGGCCTACTGGAACGGTCATGAGGCCGACTGGTCGAAGACCTTCGGCCGGGTGCAGAAAGGCTATTGA
- a CDS encoding ABC transporter permease yields the protein MRRGWPLIRGWAVLVYLFMFLPVAVVVLLSFNANQFGSFPMTGLSLRWFVELAQNEAILRAFRTSVVLGLLTALISTTFGVLASLALVRYRVPGANAISTLLIAPILVPEVVLAVALLLFLNFLGIHKSFALLLFGHVIFTLPFVVLVVQARLISIRRDVEEAAMSLGASPVQTFFEITLPLMLPAVLAGALFAFTISFDDITGTLFWKPGGVETVPTQIFAMLRNSISPEINALGTVMIFMTVGLPLTGAAIARRFSRKSDP from the coding sequence ATGCGCCGGGGATGGCCGCTGATCCGCGGCTGGGCCGTTCTTGTCTATCTCTTCATGTTCCTGCCGGTCGCGGTCGTCGTGCTGCTGAGCTTCAACGCCAACCAGTTCGGCAGTTTTCCGATGACCGGCCTGTCCCTTCGCTGGTTCGTCGAGCTGGCGCAGAACGAGGCCATCCTGCGCGCCTTTCGGACCTCGGTCGTGCTCGGGCTCCTGACGGCGCTGATCTCGACGACCTTCGGGGTACTGGCCAGCCTCGCACTGGTACGTTACCGGGTGCCCGGAGCCAATGCGATATCCACCCTGCTGATCGCGCCGATCCTTGTTCCCGAGGTCGTGCTCGCCGTGGCACTGCTGCTGTTCCTCAATTTCCTCGGCATTCACAAGAGCTTCGCGCTGCTGCTGTTCGGTCATGTCATCTTCACGCTGCCCTTCGTGGTCCTCGTGGTGCAGGCCCGGCTCATCAGCATCCGGCGCGATGTGGAGGAGGCGGCGATGAGTCTCGGCGCGAGCCCCGTCCAGACCTTCTTCGAGATCACCCTGCCCCTCATGCTGCCCGCGGTTCTCGCGGGTGCGCTCTTTGCCTTTACCATCAGTTTCGACGACATCACCGGGACACTGTTCTGGAAGCCCGGCGGCGTCGAGACGGTGCCTACCCAGATCTTTGCCATGCTGCGCAACTCGATCAGTCCGGAGATCAATGCGCTCGGGACCGTGATGATCTTCATGACGGTTGGATTGCCGCTGACCGGAGCGGCGATCGCCCGGCGGTTCTCCCGAAAGTCCGATCCGTGA